Genomic segment of Umezawaea sp. Da 62-37:
GACCCGCCTGGCACCACCGAGCGGCAGGCATTCCCGGCGTCAGTGCGGTCTTCGTCGACTACGACCCCGTCGTCACCAACGCCTGCATCCTCACCCTCGAACAGCACCCCGACCCGAACAGCGCGGTACTCAACGCCGACCTGCGCGACCCCGGCACGGTCCTGGCCAGCCCGCAAATGCGAACCACCATCGACCTGACGCGGCCGGTGATCCTGTTGGCCACCGCCGTCCTGCACCATATTCCCGACGAGCACGACCTCGGCGAGGCACTCGCCCACTATCGCGATGTCCTCGCCCCAGGCAGCTACCTCGCACTCTCCCACCTCACCGACCCCGAAGAACCCGGTGACCACCTGCGCCTGTCAGCCGCGATGAACCTCTACCGCAGCATCGACCAGCCCCTCGCCTCCCGTCCCGGTTTCGTCCTGGACGGGTGGCTGACCGGGCTCGACCCGGTCCCGGTGAGTCAGCACGACCCCTTCCTCCACTTCACCGCAGCCCGCATCCCGACCCTCCAGGGTCCGCGATGAGCAGCCGGACGGCCAGTACCACCACCGCACATGGATCCCGCAGGGCACTACCCCCACCTGGCCTGACCGTCCGCTATGAGGCCGGTGCCTCCCAGAGACATCTGGCTCGCAGCTACCACATGTCCGTCCGAACCGTTCGCGCCCTGCTGGTCGCAGCCGGGGTGCAGATTCGTCCACCCGGCCGTAATACACGGGCCGAGTCTCCAGCCGGAACCACGACGACGACCGCCGAGCGCCCTCGCCGGACGCGAGCCGCGACGCCCGCGTTGGCGACCGTTCACCCGCTGAGCGTCGGCGACCACGAACCCCGCTTGGCAGCGGATCCGGTGATCTGGCCGCCAGCCGACATCGG
This window contains:
- a CDS encoding SAM-dependent methyltransferase → MTRSAITPPATPRWPTPDFLRIEDPNTARIYDWAAGGSFNTTVDRYFGKQIDLVLPIEVMARRNHAFVAETLHHAFDNGVRQILDLGCGMPTGPAWHHRAAGIPGVSAVFVDYDPVVTNACILTLEQHPDPNSAVLNADLRDPGTVLASPQMRTTIDLTRPVILLATAVLHHIPDEHDLGEALAHYRDVLAPGSYLALSHLTDPEEPGDHLRLSAAMNLYRSIDQPLASRPGFVLDGWLTGLDPVPVSQHDPFLHFTAARIPTLQGPR
- a CDS encoding helix-turn-helix domain-containing protein, yielding MSSRTASTTTAHGSRRALPPPGLTVRYEAGASQRHLARSYHMSVRTVRALLVAAGVQIRPPGRNTRAESPAGTTTTTAERPRRTRAATPALATVHPLSVGDHEPRLAADPVIWPPADIGLPPLPPPLATATPGQPCFGFTTPHLIHTIDTRPVPTRAGQYTAAMTRCARVGLVDAPIPPDAQPCAACATTLAPTQSQTPAAEHGPEPPDLHRRQPPCPSIVKAP